In the candidate division WOR-3 bacterium genome, ATTTCTTGTTCATGTATTTTAATTTCACCAAATTTTTCTTCAAATTTCTCAATATTTTCACCTAATGCTTTCAAAAGTAACTTTGCATGAGATGGTGTCATTATTATCCTTGCCTGAACTTTTGCTTTAGGAACACCTGGCATTATTCTCGCAAAATCAAGAATAAACTCAGAGGGGGAATGTATTATCATAACAAAATTGGAATATATTCCTTCAGCTTCCTTTTCTCCAAGTTCAATCTGTATCGGGGGTTGATGTAATGTTTTCTCTTCCATTTCTTATACCCTGTAAAGGAAAACTGAACAATTGGGACACCTAATAAGTTTAGTTTTACCCTCTACTGTGAGAAGTGAGGTGGGAAGCACAGCAAAGCAATTTAAACAGGTTCCTTCTATAAGTGGGGCAACACCTTTTCCATACCTTTTTAAAAGCATTTCATATTCATCTCGTATATCAGGAGGCAACTTATCTATTTCCCTTTTCCTGACATCTTTAAGTTTCTCTATTTTTTTCTCATCAACTTCAAAACCTAACTCTTTATAATAGGGATTTTCCAGTAGGCTTAGCTGAGCATCAAGGTCGTTAATTGCTATTAAAATATTAATAAAATTTAATTTCTCTTTAGCCACCTTTCGCCTCCAGTTCTTTTAAATAATTTATAAATTTCTTTTCGTTATCAAAATTTAAATAATTTTTATCCTTTGAAAGTATCCTCGCTAAATGAGCGATTTTCCCAAGAGTAATAAGGTATCTTGAATCAGGATCAATAGGGGTAGCACAAAGTAAAAAAATAAGATGAACAGGCTTTCCATCTATAGCATCAAAATCAACACCTTTTTTACTTATTCCAACAACAAGATAAACATCATCGAGCATCACACTCCTTGAATGGGGAATTGCAATCCCTTTTCCAATACCCGTTGAACCTATTTCTTCCCTTTTTAAAACTGATTCATAAACACTTTTTTTCTTTTCCTCACTTATTGGTAAAACATCAATCATTTCCCTTAAAACTTCACTCTTCGTTTTCCCCTTAAGGTCTAAAATTACAAGTTCTGGTTTCAAAAGTTTTGATATCATTTTTTATTAAAATTTTAAGGGGATTGAACCTCTTCTTCATTAAATAAAAAATGTCTATTTTCTTCCAGATAAATAATAAAAGAGTATAAGTAATTTTTAATTGGGTTATCAAGTTCTGAAACAAGTTTTTTCAAATCTAAAAAATCTGGAATTAAATATTCATAACACCTTTCCATTACACCTTTTTCCAAAAGAAACTCCCTAACCTTCCTGCTTAAATCAAAATTTTTTTCTTTAAAAAACTCTGGAAATTTTTTTTCAATTTCTTCTTTAAAGAGTATATGGGGAAGCGTTATCTTTCCCTTTTCTATATCTTCACCTTCTTTATAAAAATCATATAGATCGTCAAGAATTTGAAAAAGAATTCCAAATTTTTTTCCAAATTTTTTTAAACTTTCAACATATTTATAATTAACAATTATCCCCCCCATTTCACAACAAGCTGAAAATAAAGAAGCAGTCTTTTTTTCTATAAGAAGTAAATAGTTTTTTAAATCAAATCTTTTTTCCCTTTCAAGAAATTCATCAATTATTTCTCCTTCACACATTTCAACAGAAGTCTGTGCAAGAATCTCAAAAAGCCTCACATTTTTGGCTTTTCCTATAAATTCCATTGCTTTTGAAAAAACATAATCTCCAATTAAAATGGCTATGTGATTTCCATAAGAAAAATTTAATGTCAGAGACTTTCTTCTTATTGTTGAGCCATCGACAACATCATCATGAATCAAAGATGCAAAATGAACAAGTTCAGTAGCACATGCAACATCAACTTTCTCTTCCTTCAAATCTTCAAAGGCAAAAGAAGAATAAAGGGTAAGTAAAGGTCTAAGTCTTTTTCCCATTAATAAATTATCGGGAATATAGGGAAAGTAATCCTTTTTAAAAATTTCATTAAGTTTTTCATTTACTTTTTCTATACCTTCTCTTACGGGTTCATAAAGTTCTTTTATATTCATTAAAAATCAATTATATAAAAAATTATATATCTTTTTCACTTTTAAAAGGAGATTTAAATAAATATACCCCAAAAGGTATATTGGCTACAACACCAGAAATAAAATAAAGTAATGAAAGAGAAACTGATGTCTCAAGAGAAAAATAAGAGCTGAAAAGAGCATAAAAACCTGCTTCTCTTATTCCGAGTCCAGAAATCGTAAGCGGAATTGAATTTAGAGAATTAATGAGGGGTATTATAAAAATAAAGACAAGAGGAGATAGATTAATAGAAATAGCTCTTGCACAGAAGTATGCCTGAATTGAAAAAAAAGTTTGCAAAAAAATTGTAAGAAAATAGCTCAAAATTAAAAGTTTCTTGTGCTTTGAATATATTTTAAAAGAGTCATACAATTTAAAAAATTTATCTCTTAAAGAAGTAAAGGGAAATCTTGATAAAATTTTTTTATAAATATTTTCAAATATATCTGTCCAAGAAATATAAAAAAGAAGAATTATTAAAAAGGAAAATAAAAAGGAAATAAAAATCAATTTCTTTGAATTGGGTATACCTTTTAAAAAAAGAATGCCAAATGGAGCAAAGGAAAAAATACCAAAAAGACCTATAAATCTGTCAACAAGAACTGAAGCAAAAGCAAAAGATTTCCCAGATTTAATTTTTTCTCCAATCATGTATCCCCTCAATACATCAACGCCAAGAGTTGCTGGGGAAACAGTATTTACAAGCATACCGAGTAAATAAATTTTAAAAATTTCTGAAACTGTAAAATTTCTTGAATGTTCAAGTAAAAGCAATTTCCATCTTATTGAGAGAAAAACAAAAGCTAAATAGTAAAAAATAATTGATAAAATAATATGGAAAAGATTTGTTTTTCTATATATTGAAAGAAACTCCTTAATATCTATTTTATAAAAAATAAAACCAAGAATTATGAAAGTTAAAAATAACTTTAAAAGAAATATAATTTTCTTATTCAAGGTTAAAAATTTTTAATGAATTTTCAAAGGAGATCTTGCTTAATTCTTTAGAATCGATTTTAAGCAGGTTAGCTGCAAACTCTATTGTGTAGTGAATATAAGAGGGTTCATTTCTGCCTTTTAAGGGTTTCGGAGTTAGATAGGGGCAATCTGTTTCAAATAAAATCCTATCTAAGGGTAAAATTTTTAGAGAGGATTCAAGTTTTTTTGACCCGTATGTAAGAGAACCTGAGAAAGAAATGAAAAAATTAATTTGAAAAGCATTTTTAGCTTCATTTATTCCTCCTGAAAAACAGTGAAATATACCCTTTAAATTTTTATTATCTTTTAAAATTTCAAAAACTTCTGGAAAGGCGTTTCTTACATGTAAAATTAAGGGTAAATTTCTTTTTTTGGAAAGTTCTATATGGGCTTTAAAACAATCAATTTGAGCCTCTTTTTTAGAAAAATCCTTATAAAAATCAAGACCTGTTTCACCTATTGCAACTACTACTTCTTCCTTTGAAAGTTCTTCTATTTTTGGAAAATCCTTTTCAAAATCATCAGCTTCATGTGGATGTATTGAGCAGGAAGCAAAGATTTTCCCTTTGTATTTCCTTGAAATTTCAATAGCCTTTTCTGAAGAAGGAACATCATACCCAACTACAATCATTTTTTCAACACCCTTTTCAAAAGCTCTTTCAATAACTGAGTCAAGATCCTTTTCAAAAACTTCATCATTAAGGTGAGTATGTGTATCAAAAATCATTTCTTTAATTTTACTTTATAGTATCTTTAATTTTCACAAAAACCGAATCAGGTTCTAAAAGATTATCAAAAAATTTTTTTAAAATATTTTTATCATTATTAACAGGATAAGGATTAATTATGTAATTTCTTATTTCCTCAGGATCAGTAGAAAAGGGGATTTTGAATAAATCATATGGGAAAGGAGGAGTTAAATTTTTGGGAAAGATACAGAAAATGTAGTTATTTAAAAAAAGAGCCTCATAAATTGCAGTTGAATAAGAAGAAAAAACAATTTCTGCTTTTTCTATCTCATCCCATAAGTTAGTAGTTAAAATAAAAAAATTTTTAAATTTAATTTTTTTGAGTAATTCTTTATAAATTTTTAAATTTTCTCTTTTTCTTGCCTTTATAACAAGAAACAAATCCCTTTTAACTTCAAGTGCTCTTTTATAACCTTCAAGAAAAGTAGAAAAAATATAAATAAGTTCATCTTCCATCCCTTTTGCTTGCTGGGTAATATAAAGTATTCTTCCTTTTTCTCTTTGATATTTTTTTTCTCTTTTAAAAAGTGAAACATGAAAGGGAGAACCTGTAACAAAAATAAACTTTTCATCTATATTTCTTTCTAAAAATCTTTTTTTAAATTCCTCTCCCCACACAAAGAAGTTATCTTTATTTTTAATAAAAAAGCCAAACTCACCCATCGCAACTACTCCCTTTTTCCAAACATGACCATGCTGAAGTGTAAAAGACTTATTAAAAAATTTTTTTAAAATTATCATAAATTTAGTTACATTCTCGTGAGTAATAAAATATTCATAATTTTTCAGTTCTCTTTCTAAATAACATAAATAAGAGAAAAGAAAGGGAATCCTGTAAAAAAGATAGTATGTAAAAATCTCCCTGTATTTTTCTCTTAAGGCTGATGGTAATTTAAAAAATAGTTTTTTTAAAAATTTCCTTGAATCTAAATAAAGATTAAAAGAAGATTTTAAAAAAAAGGAATATTTAGGAAAATAAAAGGAATCCCTTTTTTTAAGAAAAAATTTAAAGGATTGAGTGTAATACAAAAAATCAATATCTTTTAAATAAAAAGTAGTTAATACCTTTGCTTTCCTTTTTTTTCTTAAAATAAGAAAAATAAAAAATAAAGCCGTAAACTTAAAAATTCTTAAAAAAAGCTTATATTTCAAAAATTTTTCCCTTTCCTTTATTTTGTTAAAAATATTTAAATAGCTTTTATCATTGCATTTTTCTGATAATAGTTCGTCTCTTATCAAGGGAAATATTCTCCAACCGAGAGAATAACTCAAAACTTCATAAATATTTATACCCCTATAATCGGTATTAAAAATTTTCTTAAAAATAAAAAAAAATTTATTTAATCTCTTTTCGCTTTCAAAACTTATTTCAAAGGGATTTATTTTTTGCATTTGAAATTTTAAGAAAACTATATTATAATATTAAAGATAGGTTCAATTCCTTAAAAAAATATTAAAAAATATGAAAAAGAATGTTTGTGGAATTGATAAAACAATAAGAATTATTTTAGGTATTGTAATAATTTTACTCGGTCTTATTTTTAAAACACTTTGGGGATTGATTGGAATTATTCCTCTAATTACCGGTTTAATCGGATTCTGTCCTTTGTATATCCTTTTCCGTATTGATACCTGTAAATTGAAAAAAACTTAAAAAATTTAAAAATTATATTTTTTAATTAACTCTTTACCTTTTATAAAAGACTCTTTTGCCATTAAAAGTAAATCTTCTAATTTATTCAAGGGCCACTGGGTTGAGGCATCACATTTAGCACACTCAGGGTCCTCATGAACTTCAAGAAAAAGCGCATCAACAAATCCAGAAGAAAGACCTGCCCTTACTAAAAGGGGTATGAATTTCCTATCACCCCCCTTGGGATCAGATGAGGATATTCCATAATTCCTAACTGAATGACCTGCATCAAAAATTAAGGGATAACCATTTTCAGCCATTATCTGGAAAGAACGAAAATCAACTATTAAATTATGATAGCCAAAAAAAGTCCCCCTTTCAGTTAATAAAATATTTTCATTCCCCTGTCTTATAATTTTTTCAACAACTTTTTTAATATCAGCTGGAGAAAGAAATTGTCCCTTTTTAACATTTATAGTTTTACCTGTCTTTGCAAGTGCAAGGGTTAGAGAAGTTTGCATGGAAAGGAAAGCAGGAAGCTGAAGGATATCAAGAACTTCCTTTGCTATATCCACTTCCTGAGGTGTATGGACATCTGAGAGAACAGGAACATCAAATTCCTTTCTAACTTTTTCAAGAATTTTCAAACCCTTTTCAAGACCCGGACCCTGATAGGAAAGTTCACTGGATCTATTATCTTTCAAATATGAGGATTTAAATACAAAAGGAATTGAAAGTTTTTCGGTTATTTTTTTTATCTTTTCAGCAGTCCTTAAAGTTGAATTTTCATCTTCAATAACACAGGGTCCACCTATAAAAACTAATCTATCATCTCCAAACTCTATATCCTTAACTTTTACTTTCTTTCTTTCCATCACTCACATGAACAGCTTCCACCGGAACAACAGGAATTACCCTTACTTTCCTTTTCTTTCTCGCCTTCTTTTTTACCCCCACTACTTGTTTTCCTTGCGTAATCAGTTATATAAAAACCAGAACCTTTAAAAATTAAACCTACACTTCCTCTCCATACTTTTCTTAAAGTCTTAGTCCCGCATTCAGGGCATTTCTCAGGCTCCTTTTCTCCTGGTAAAACAAGTTCTTCAAAACTTTTTTCACATGTTTCACACTTATATTCATATATAGGCATATTTTACCTCCTTTTTAAATTATATTATAAAATAAAAGGGGGGAGAAGGTATATTTTTTTCATTTAAACCCCTCCCCCCTTTTTAATCAGTATTCATCCATAGGTGGTGTTGGAACTCCTGAATCTTTCTTTTCTTCTTTTATTTCAGTAACAAGAGCCTCAGTTGTCAAAAGGAGTGCAGCAACAGATGCAGCATTCTGAAGGGCAATTCTTGTAACCTTTGTAGGATCAATAATTCCAGCTTCGAACATCTCCTTCAGCTCACCATCCCTTGCATCAAATCCTATATTTCCGCCTCTCCTTAAAATTTCTTCAACAATAAGAGCTCCTTCATATCCAGCATTTTCAGCAATCCATCTTGTAGGTTCTCTTAAGGCTTTCTTT is a window encoding:
- a CDS encoding lysylphosphatidylglycerol synthase transmembrane domain-containing protein, yielding MNKKIIFLLKLFLTFIILGFIFYKIDIKEFLSIYRKTNLFHIILSIIFYYLAFVFLSIRWKLLLLEHSRNFTVSEIFKIYLLGMLVNTVSPATLGVDVLRGYMIGEKIKSGKSFAFASVLVDRFIGLFGIFSFAPFGILFLKGIPNSKKLIFISFLFSFLIILLFYISWTDIFENIYKKILSRFPFTSLRDKFFKLYDSFKIYSKHKKLLILSYFLTIFLQTFFSIQAYFCARAISINLSPLVFIFIIPLINSLNSIPLTISGLGIREAGFYALFSSYFSLETSVSLSLLYFISGVVANIPFGVYLFKSPFKSEKDI
- a CDS encoding polyprenyl synthetase family protein, producing the protein MNIKELYEPVREGIEKVNEKLNEIFKKDYFPYIPDNLLMGKRLRPLLTLYSSFAFEDLKEEKVDVACATELVHFASLIHDDVVDGSTIRRKSLTLNFSYGNHIAILIGDYVFSKAMEFIGKAKNVRLFEILAQTSVEMCEGEIIDEFLEREKRFDLKNYLLLIEKKTASLFSACCEMGGIIVNYKYVESLKKFGKKFGILFQILDDLYDFYKEGEDIEKGKITLPHILFKEEIEKKFPEFFKEKNFDLSRKVREFLLEKGVMERCYEYLIPDFLDLKKLVSELDNPIKNYLYSFIIYLEENRHFLFNEEEVQSP
- the kdsA gene encoding 3-deoxy-8-phosphooctulonate synthase, with the protein product MERKKVKVKDIEFGDDRLVFIGGPCVIEDENSTLRTAEKIKKITEKLSIPFVFKSSYLKDNRSSELSYQGPGLEKGLKILEKVRKEFDVPVLSDVHTPQEVDIAKEVLDILQLPAFLSMQTSLTLALAKTGKTINVKKGQFLSPADIKKVVEKIIRQGNENILLTERGTFFGYHNLIVDFRSFQIMAENGYPLIFDAGHSVRNYGISSSDPKGGDRKFIPLLVRAGLSSGFVDALFLEVHEDPECAKCDASTQWPLNKLEDLLLMAKESFIKGKELIKKYNF
- a CDS encoding DUF2892 domain-containing protein — translated: MKKNVCGIDKTIRIILGIVIILLGLIFKTLWGLIGIIPLITGLIGFCPLYILFRIDTCKLKKT
- a CDS encoding PTS sugar transporter subunit IIA — translated: MISKLLKPELVILDLKGKTKSEVLREMIDVLPISEEKKKSVYESVLKREEIGSTGIGKGIAIPHSRSVMLDDVYLVVGISKKGVDFDAIDGKPVHLIFLLCATPIDPDSRYLITLGKIAHLARILSKDKNYLNFDNEKKFINYLKELEAKGG
- a CDS encoding TatD family hydrolase codes for the protein MIFDTHTHLNDEVFEKDLDSVIERAFEKGVEKMIVVGYDVPSSEKAIEISRKYKGKIFASCSIHPHEADDFEKDFPKIEELSKEEVVVAIGETGLDFYKDFSKKEAQIDCFKAHIELSKKRNLPLILHVRNAFPEVFEILKDNKNLKGIFHCFSGGINEAKNAFQINFFISFSGSLTYGSKKLESSLKILPLDRILFETDCPYLTPKPLKGRNEPSYIHYTIEFAANLLKIDSKELSKISFENSLKIFNLE
- a CDS encoding zinc ribbon domain-containing protein, which translates into the protein MPIYEYKCETCEKSFEELVLPGEKEPEKCPECGTKTLRKVWRGSVGLIFKGSGFYITDYARKTSSGGKKEGEKEKESKGNSCCSGGSCSCE
- a CDS encoding DUF3467 domain-containing protein, whose protein sequence is MEEKTLHQPPIQIELGEKEAEGIYSNFVMIIHSPSEFILDFARIMPGVPKAKVQARIIMTPSHAKLLLKALGENIEKFEEKFGEIKIHEQE